The Neorhodopirellula lusitana DNA window AATTAGCGATGTCAGTGCACCGTAAAATGCCAAGCCTGAACTCGTAGCCTAGGCTTCCAGCCTGGGTGCTGTACTCCCAGGCTGGAAGCCTAGGCTACGTCGGTGCGTCAGCCCGTACTTTGCGATCGTGTAGAGAATCTTGTACCCTGCCCTAATCGTGCCACTGACAGTGCCGCTGATCTTGCTGGTGCCAAGTCGTGTTCGATACGGGACTGGAATTTCAAGGAAACGCAGTCCAATCCTTGACGCTTTGATCTGCATTTCAATCGTCCATCCAAAGTTCTCGTCTTGCATTTGCAGTTCGCAAAGTCGACTGTAGTTGATCGCTCGAAAAGGCCCCAAATCGGTGTAACGAACGCCGAAAAACCATCGCATTAAAAAGCACGCAAGCTGGTTTCCAAAGACGCTTTGAGGAGGCATCGCTCCCGGCTCCCGCTTACCAAGCAACCGGGAACCGAGTACGAAATCTGCGGTGCCGCTTGCAAGCGGGCCGACCAAGAGGGGGAGTAGATCAGAGTGATCGCTGTAGTCGGCGTCGACGAACGCAACTACTTTGGGAGCCGCTTGTCCGTCATTGATCAGCTCACGAAGCTTCGCCAGCCCACGGAGGCAGGCAGCTCCATATCCTCGCTGCAACTCCGGAACAACGATCGCACCGGCGTGCCCTGCAACGAGAGCCGTGCCGTCCGTACAGCCATTGTCGACCACGATGACTCCGGCAACGCAGGGCAGGTCATGCAACACAAGGCCGATGGACTTTTCTTCGTTGAGTGCCGGAATGACAACCCAAGCCGATTCTCGGAGATAGTTGTCGACATCGATCATCTTTTCGGCTTCAGCGAAATTGGCCGGTTGTGTTTGATTGGACATCCCTTCATCGTCGCATAAATGCAAGTTCGCTTCTGTGAGTTCAAACACATTCGACTCTTTCGACTAGAGGTTGACGAAGTAGTTCGATCGCACCCCGTTTTCGGAAGTTGATCGAGACTCCGCGTTACACACACAGATGATTCTGTTGAAACTGGCAAGACAACCGATTCACCACCGCGATACTACGCAACTGTTTTAACGGAGCTGTTTTTGACGTCGCTCTCTGGTCCCAGGTGGAAACCCATGTCAGCCCAAACTTCCTCGCGGTAGATGCCGATCGAACTCGCTGCAGCGATGCCCAGCCGAACGCGGTTCCCGTCAATCCTCAAAACTTCAATCGTAGCGAGTTCGCCGCCGAAACTGACAACAACCCGTTGACCCTGTTTTCTTGACAAGACAAGCATTCTTCAATCTCCGTATTGGATTTGACTGTTTCCACCACACACCGTCGTGGTCATGTCTTATCAATCTATGTTGGACGCCAGTAGAGTTCTGTGCGTTTGAAAACCGTTTGGCGAATTGCCGATAAAATTCTTGTCGACTATCGGCATTTCGGCCTTTTTCATCGCTTCCATTTTCTCTCGGCAAACCGGACACTGCTGAAGGTGAAGCGTGAACGCCTGCTGTTGGTTGGGTGTCAATTGTCCTATCGCAAACTGCTGCATCGACACTTGGACTTCGCTGCATGTCACGCCACCGAAGCCGAACTCCCGAACCTTTTTGGGGTGCGTCGAAGGATTGGCAGATCCACCGTAATTCCAAACGCCCATTCCTAGTAGTGCGATCAGAGCGATCGGAGTTCCCATCCGAACAACGGACTTGCGCCGCCGATCGGCGTTGAGCCGATCGTGCAAATCACCGATGGTTCCTGGCGTGCATTCCTCCCAATCGGAATGAGCTTCAAAATCTTGGCGGACCATCAACTCGTTCCTCTATTGCTGGTGGAGGTAAACGTAGCCTAGGCTTCTAGCCTGGGTTTAATGCGGTCCCAGGCTGGAAGCCCAGGCTACGTTTTGTCATGTCTCTATCGTCGCCTCGCAACGGCTAGGCGTCTGTGTGGAATCTCACAAGGCTGATTTTTCTTTGCTGATGGAAGATCCGATTGCTCCCGTAATTGAATGGGTTGGTGCAAAAAATGCGTGATTGGTTGCGTCTGGCATTTGCCAGGGCCATTGTTTGTCGCGGGCTTATCTACAGCGTCGTGGTTGGAACGGTTCTAACAGCCATCAATCACGGAGACAGCATCCTCTACGGTCAAGTCGGATCGCCTGATCTGTTCAAAATTGGCTTGACCTATGTCGTTCCCTACGTGGTCGCAACGCTTTCGAGCGTGGCAGCGCTGAATAGTCGCGTGAAATAGACGCACTGAATAGTTCTGTAAGGAAAGCCTGGCAAACGCGTCGACTCGGTGTAACAGAAACACCTCAATGCGAGTTCGCCGCGAAAACGCAGCCTAGGCTTCCAGCCTGGGACCACGGCAATGCCCAGCCTGGAAAGCTAGGCTGCGGCAAACCCACCACGCAATCCACAGGCAACAACAATGGATACGACAAAGCATGAACCGACATCAAC harbors:
- a CDS encoding glycosyltransferase family 2 protein, which produces MFELTEANLHLCDDEGMSNQTQPANFAEAEKMIDVDNYLRESAWVVIPALNEEKSIGLVLHDLPCVAGVIVVDNGCTDGTALVAGHAGAIVVPELQRGYGAACLRGLAKLRELINDGQAAPKVVAFVDADYSDHSDLLPLLVGPLASGTADFVLGSRLLGKREPGAMPPQSVFGNQLACFLMRWFFGVRYTDLGPFRAINYSRLCELQMQDENFGWTIEMQIKASRIGLRFLEIPVPYRTRLGTSKISGTVSGTIRAGYKILYTIAKYGLTHRRSLGFQPGSTAPRLEA
- a CDS encoding carbon storage regulator, whose translation is MLVLSRKQGQRVVVSFGGELATIEVLRIDGNRVRLGIAAASSIGIYREEVWADMGFHLGPESDVKNSSVKTVA
- a CDS encoding anti-sigma factor family protein encodes the protein MVRQDFEAHSDWEECTPGTIGDLHDRLNADRRRKSVVRMGTPIALIALLGMGVWNYGGSANPSTHPKKVREFGFGGVTCSEVQVSMQQFAIGQLTPNQQQAFTLHLQQCPVCREKMEAMKKAEMPIVDKNFIGNSPNGFQTHRTLLASNID
- the nrtS gene encoding nitrate/nitrite transporter NrtS codes for the protein MRDWLRLAFARAIVCRGLIYSVVVGTVLTAINHGDSILYGQVGSPDLFKIGLTYVVPYVVATLSSVAALNSRVK